A genomic segment from uncultured Erythrobacter sp. encodes:
- a CDS encoding MFS transporter: MAEAQALAAREPSEQEIRLVIGASSAGTIFEWYDFFIYGTLAYILKDAFYATDNETLGLLLVWSTFAVGFAFRPLGAVLFGYLGDKLGRKYTFLVTVTLMGIATAGVGLIPTVDTIGMAAPIIVILLRVLQGLALGGEYGGAAIYVAEHAPPEKRGFYTSFIQASVAGGFVLSIIVVLACRALIPEDAFAAWGWRVPFLLSIGLLAISLWMRLKLSESPVFQAMKAAGETAGNPFIESMTYPGNPKRLFVALFGITGILTTVWYTGFFSAMSFLRGPMHVDDLTVELVLLVSGLIVMSFYVIVGKWSDRVGRKKPIIIGAALSLALLFPLFWLMGSFANPQLAAAAEATPIVVSGPACETDPFAEMFQRDQTDCGKMLETLTASGVPYTLTPGETLSVTAGGNPIAIDPAWFADGAARRAGLHAALGVYGFDFAKQQPPLANVIGIVGVLLALGMLSALTYGSVAALLSEMFPPRIRYSSMSIPYHIGAGYLGGFLPLIAGVIVARTGDIYAGLWYTWVVVAFGLVVAWWGIPNGPPRDFADD; encoded by the coding sequence ATGGCAGAAGCGCAGGCGCTCGCCGCACGTGAGCCGAGCGAGCAGGAAATCCGGCTGGTAATCGGCGCATCAAGCGCAGGCACCATCTTCGAATGGTACGATTTCTTCATCTACGGCACGCTCGCCTACATCCTTAAGGATGCCTTCTACGCCACGGATAACGAGACGCTGGGCTTGCTGCTGGTGTGGTCAACCTTCGCAGTCGGCTTCGCCTTTCGTCCGCTTGGCGCGGTGCTGTTCGGGTATTTGGGTGACAAGCTGGGGCGCAAATACACCTTCCTCGTGACTGTCACCCTGATGGGCATTGCCACGGCAGGCGTTGGCCTGATCCCGACGGTTGATACCATCGGCATGGCCGCACCGATCATCGTGATCCTGCTTCGGGTGTTGCAGGGCCTCGCACTGGGGGGCGAATATGGCGGCGCGGCGATCTATGTCGCCGAACACGCCCCGCCCGAAAAGCGCGGTTTCTACACCAGCTTCATTCAGGCGAGCGTGGCGGGGGGCTTCGTGCTGTCGATCATCGTCGTGCTGGCTTGCCGCGCGCTGATCCCGGAAGATGCCTTTGCAGCTTGGGGCTGGCGCGTGCCGTTCCTGCTGTCGATCGGCCTCCTCGCCATTTCGCTGTGGATGCGGTTGAAGCTGTCGGAAAGCCCGGTGTTTCAGGCGATGAAGGCGGCAGGTGAGACCGCGGGCAATCCTTTCATCGAAAGCATGACCTATCCCGGCAATCCCAAGCGGTTGTTCGTCGCGCTGTTCGGGATCACCGGCATTCTGACAACGGTGTGGTACACCGGCTTCTTCTCGGCGATGAGCTTCCTGCGCGGGCCGATGCACGTTGACGATCTTACGGTCGAGCTGGTGCTGCTGGTCTCGGGCCTGATCGTGATGAGCTTCTACGTCATCGTCGGCAAATGGTCGGACCGGGTGGGGCGCAAGAAGCCGATCATCATCGGCGCGGCACTCAGCCTCGCGCTGCTGTTCCCGCTGTTCTGGCTGATGGGGAGCTTTGCCAACCCGCAGCTGGCCGCGGCGGCCGAAGCCACTCCGATCGTGGTGAGCGGGCCAGCTTGCGAGACCGATCCCTTTGCCGAGATGTTCCAGCGCGATCAGACCGATTGCGGCAAGATGCTGGAGACGCTTACTGCCTCGGGCGTGCCTTACACCCTGACGCCGGGCGAGACCTTGAGCGTGACAGCGGGCGGCAATCCCATCGCGATCGATCCGGCGTGGTTTGCCGATGGTGCGGCGCGGCGCGCGGGACTTCACGCAGCGCTTGGGGTCTACGGGTTTGATTTCGCCAAGCAGCAGCCGCCGCTTGCCAACGTGATCGGGATCGTGGGCGTCTTGCTGGCGCTGGGGATGCTGTCGGCGTTGACCTATGGGTCGGTCGCGGCCTTGTTGTCCGAGATGTTCCCGCCGCGCATCCGCTATTCCTCGATGTCGATCCCTTACCATATCGGCGCAGGCTATCTCGGCGGGTTCCTGCCGCTGATCGCGGGGGTGATCGTGGCGCGGACCGGGGATATCTATGCCGGGTTGTGGTACACGTGGGTGGTGGTGGCTTTCGGGCTCGTCGTGGCATGGTGGGGCATTCCGAACGGTCCGCCGCGAGATTTTGCTGATGACTGA
- a CDS encoding aminoacyl--tRNA ligase-related protein → MSQIRHALTVKREDDFAKWYQEVISAADLAEESGVRGCMVIKPWGYGIWERIQRLMDDRIKAAGVQNCYFPLFIPLSNFTREAEHVEGFAKEMAVVTHHRLISDGKGGLIPDPAAKLEEPLVVRPTSETIIGDAMARWVQSWRDLPLLTNQWANVVRWEMRTRMFLRTSEFLWQEGHTAHENREQALEETHRALEMYRACAEDDLALPVIAGEKPENERFPGAVETWSIEAMMQDGKALQAGTSHYLGTNFAHAAGIQYQDREGTQQFCHTTSWGVSTRLIGGVIMTHGDDDGLRVPPAIAPQQIVIIPMLREAPEDAELIAYCEQVRAALAGQTALGERIRVLLDVKPGKAAAKRWDWVRKGAPIIIEVGSRDMADGKIAVLRRDQLWNTANGKPAFTYPVHADFAAEAGAVLEAIQSSLYEEARARRDANITRGVTEWAGVAAHFEKGGKYPGWVEVEWSKPTGAALDAVVEKLKTLKLTIRNVPRGGVAATGTCIFTGEPAVERILVARAY, encoded by the coding sequence GTGTCCCAGATCCGCCACGCGCTCACCGTCAAGCGCGAAGACGACTTTGCCAAGTGGTACCAGGAGGTCATCAGCGCCGCCGACCTCGCCGAGGAATCGGGCGTGCGCGGCTGCATGGTGATCAAGCCGTGGGGCTATGGCATCTGGGAACGCATCCAGCGCTTGATGGACGACCGGATCAAGGCGGCGGGTGTGCAGAACTGCTACTTCCCGCTGTTCATTCCGTTGTCGAACTTCACCCGCGAAGCCGAACACGTCGAAGGCTTTGCCAAGGAAATGGCGGTCGTCACCCACCACCGGCTGATTTCGGATGGTAAGGGCGGGCTGATCCCCGATCCCGCCGCCAAGCTGGAAGAGCCGCTGGTGGTGCGCCCCACGTCCGAAACGATCATCGGCGACGCGATGGCGCGCTGGGTGCAATCGTGGCGCGATCTGCCGCTGCTCACCAACCAATGGGCCAACGTCGTGCGTTGGGAAATGCGCACGCGGATGTTCCTGCGCACCAGCGAGTTCCTCTGGCAGGAAGGCCACACCGCGCACGAGAACCGCGAACAGGCGCTGGAGGAAACCCACCGCGCGCTCGAAATGTATCGCGCCTGCGCCGAGGATGATCTCGCGCTGCCGGTAATCGCGGGCGAAAAGCCCGAGAACGAGCGTTTCCCCGGCGCGGTCGAGACTTGGTCGATCGAGGCGATGATGCAGGATGGCAAGGCGTTGCAAGCGGGCACCAGCCACTATCTCGGCACCAATTTCGCGCACGCCGCTGGCATCCAGTATCAGGACCGCGAAGGCACCCAACAGTTCTGCCACACCACCAGCTGGGGCGTTTCGACGCGGCTGATCGGCGGGGTGATCATGACCCACGGCGATGACGACGGCTTACGCGTGCCGCCCGCGATTGCACCGCAGCAGATCGTCATCATCCCGATGCTGCGCGAGGCGCCGGAAGATGCCGAGCTGATCGCTTATTGCGAACAGGTCCGCGCGGCTCTCGCTGGGCAAACTGCGCTGGGCGAACGTATCCGCGTTCTGCTCGACGTGAAGCCCGGCAAGGCTGCCGCCAAGCGCTGGGATTGGGTGCGTAAGGGCGCTCCGATCATCATCGAGGTCGGCTCGCGCGATATGGCTGACGGCAAGATCGCTGTTCTGCGCCGCGACCAGCTGTGGAACACGGCCAACGGCAAGCCCGCCTTCACCTACCCCGTCCACGCCGATTTCGCGGCCGAGGCAGGCGCGGTGCTCGAAGCGATCCAGTCCAGCCTCTACGAAGAAGCTCGCGCGCGGCGTGATGCCAACATCACGCGCGGCGTGACCGAGTGGGCTGGCGTTGCCGCGCATTTCGAAAAGGGCGGGAAGTATCCCGGCTGGGTCGAGGTCGAGTGGTCCAAGCCGACCGGCGCGGCGCTGGATGCCGTGGTCGAGAAACTGAAGACGCTGAAACTCACCATCCGCAACGTCCCGCGTGGCGGCGTGGCGGCGACCGGGACCTGCATTTTCACGGGCGAGCCTGCGGTCGAGCGTATTCTGGTGGCACGGGCTTACTAA
- a CDS encoding CvpA family protein, whose amino-acid sequence MAGLDIIIAIIVVIAAIGGFMRGLVQEVLSLAAWVLAAFALHFLHPELTKGLRMLYPVEPGDALLAFVLLLLIPYAAMKVIIGTASGASDGAVLGPVDRVLGFGFGAIKGALMAVFAFALVVTGYDESWGYTGRPQWMTEARTYAAADAFSRQLLPAIEVRRERLRGEFEAREAAAKRAAR is encoded by the coding sequence ATGGCTGGTCTCGACATCATCATTGCCATTATCGTGGTCATCGCGGCCATTGGCGGGTTCATGCGTGGGTTGGTGCAGGAAGTGCTCTCGCTCGCCGCTTGGGTGCTGGCGGCTTTCGCACTGCATTTCCTCCATCCCGAGCTGACCAAGGGATTACGGATGCTCTATCCGGTCGAGCCGGGGGACGCGCTGCTCGCATTCGTGCTGCTGCTGCTGATCCCCTATGCCGCAATGAAAGTGATCATTGGCACTGCCAGCGGCGCTTCCGACGGAGCGGTGCTGGGGCCGGTTGACCGCGTGCTCGGCTTCGGCTTCGGCGCGATCAAGGGCGCGCTGATGGCAGTCTTCGCCTTTGCCTTGGTGGTGACCGGGTATGACGAAAGCTGGGGTTACACAGGTCGCCCGCAATGGATGACCGAAGCGCGCACCTATGCCGCCGCCGATGCCTTCTCGCGCCAACTGCTCCCCGCCATCGAAGTCCGGCGTGAACGACTGCGCGGCGAGTTCGAAGCACGGGAGGCCGCGGCCAAGCGGGCCGCCCGCTGA
- a CDS encoding iron-sulfur cluster assembly scaffold protein, which produces MTARPAAKLYSPALLGLATELVQFPLDDTLSLRAEARSRSCGSVIAIGLALAEDGRIGRIGMTVSACAIGQASAALLARSAIGAEPARIRTTTTTLTAWLAGEGDLPEWPGLDVLSPALPHPGRHGALLLPWKAACEALSSGAEQG; this is translated from the coding sequence GTGACCGCCCGCCCAGCGGCCAAGCTCTATTCGCCCGCGTTGCTCGGCCTGGCGACGGAGCTTGTGCAATTTCCGCTCGACGATACCCTTTCGCTGCGCGCCGAAGCCCGCTCGCGTAGCTGCGGCAGCGTGATCGCGATCGGACTGGCGCTGGCAGAGGACGGGCGCATCGGCCGGATCGGCATGACGGTAAGTGCCTGCGCGATCGGACAGGCTTCCGCTGCGTTGCTTGCCCGCAGCGCCATCGGGGCCGAGCCTGCTCGGATCAGGACAACCACCACCACACTCACCGCTTGGCTAGCGGGTGAGGGCGACCTGCCTGAGTGGCCGGGGCTGGACGTGCTCTCACCCGCGCTTCCCCATCCCGGACGGCACGGCGCGCTGCTATTGCCGTGGAAGGCGGCGTGCGAGGCGCTTTCAAGCGGCGCGGAGCAAGGCTAG
- a CDS encoding patatin-like protein, giving the protein MRQKELRLALVCYGGVSLAVYMHGITKEVWHLARASRAFHHPAAVPLDGVAAAYRDFLRTVERDHALRLRVLPDILTGASAGGINAVFLAQALYAGHSLEPLTDLWLTNADASELTDPDAEPLWRYGKLWAQPIAEWFLSRPGNAVSATVSPETRAEVRAKVSRLVRGRWFSPPFSGSRFSAMLFEALMKMEAVGDGLPLLPASYPIDLTVTATDFRGHPERLRLNSPPHVEETEHRLPITFRARVGEGSRGGMPGMLADPLELVLAARATASFPGAFPPLTIAEIDALATAEGQQWPSRDAFLARIMPAHVARGSMAEVALIDGAVLVGAPFGAALTALHGRPAQREVDRRFVYLDPRPDGARPAPGTRTRDVGFFGAIFGSLSTIPREQPIRDDLERIDQQSRDAARLKRIVMDLQPDIDRAVEKLFGYTFLLDRPTPKRLSAWRSRAQQAAAERAGYAFGAYALTKFDGILGQLATLILRAAGQPMADTGALIEVLRCELEARGLHQLTGAQGGATLGAIAFFRAHDTGFRIRRLQMLSRKLARDWQVDPEISEDALDRARDRLYEILALYYRADEDVLHAPRFRELAVNALKAPAAVIDYLSAERLLPATDLAAEELLIDALEDMPKSLKRRMLLTYLGFPFYDVATLPLSRREGLDEFNPVKIDRISPDDARSIRDGGTAATLRGIEFYNFGAFFSRDYRENDYLWGRLHGAERMIDLVASTVTGGVAPQTITAAKRSVFLAVLEEEELSGRCQRGLIDQIRLEVHERMG; this is encoded by the coding sequence ATGCGCCAGAAGGAACTGCGCCTTGCTCTGGTATGTTACGGCGGGGTCAGCCTGGCGGTCTATATGCACGGCATCACCAAGGAGGTGTGGCACCTCGCCCGGGCGAGCCGTGCATTCCACCATCCCGCCGCTGTTCCGCTGGACGGTGTCGCGGCCGCCTATCGCGATTTTCTGCGCACGGTGGAGCGCGATCATGCGCTGAGGCTGCGGGTGCTCCCTGATATCCTCACTGGGGCGAGCGCGGGCGGGATCAATGCGGTGTTCCTCGCGCAGGCGCTGTATGCCGGACACAGCCTTGAGCCGCTCACCGACCTGTGGCTGACCAACGCCGATGCAAGCGAGCTGACCGATCCCGACGCCGAGCCGCTCTGGCGCTATGGCAAGCTCTGGGCGCAGCCGATTGCCGAGTGGTTCCTGAGCCGTCCGGGTAACGCGGTAAGCGCAACGGTCTCGCCCGAAACCCGCGCCGAGGTGCGCGCCAAAGTCTCGCGTTTGGTGCGCGGGCGCTGGTTCAGCCCGCCGTTTTCAGGCTCGCGGTTTTCGGCGATGCTGTTTGAGGCGCTGATGAAGATGGAGGCGGTTGGCGACGGCCTCCCCTTGCTGCCTGCCAGCTATCCGATTGACCTGACCGTCACTGCCACAGATTTTCGCGGGCACCCGGAACGGCTGCGGCTCAATTCCCCGCCCCATGTCGAGGAGACCGAGCATCGCTTGCCGATCACCTTCCGCGCGCGGGTGGGCGAAGGGAGCCGGGGCGGAATGCCGGGAATGCTGGCCGATCCGCTCGAACTGGTGCTGGCCGCCCGTGCGACGGCGAGCTTTCCCGGCGCTTTTCCGCCCCTGACAATTGCCGAGATCGATGCGCTGGCCACTGCCGAGGGCCAGCAATGGCCGAGCCGTGACGCGTTCCTCGCGCGGATCATGCCCGCCCATGTCGCGCGCGGAAGCATGGCCGAGGTCGCGCTGATCGACGGCGCGGTGCTGGTGGGCGCGCCGTTCGGAGCTGCCCTCACCGCGCTGCATGGTCGCCCGGCGCAGCGCGAGGTTGACCGGCGCTTCGTCTATCTCGATCCGCGCCCCGATGGGGCTCGCCCTGCTCCCGGCACCCGCACCCGCGACGTGGGCTTCTTTGGCGCGATCTTCGGTTCGCTCTCCACCATCCCGCGCGAACAGCCGATCCGCGATGATCTGGAACGCATCGACCAGCAATCGCGGGACGCCGCGCGGCTGAAGCGCATCGTGATGGATTTGCAACCCGATATCGACCGCGCGGTTGAGAAGCTGTTCGGCTATACGTTCCTGCTCGATCGCCCCACGCCCAAGCGGCTGTCTGCCTGGCGCTCCAGGGCCCAGCAAGCCGCGGCCGAGCGGGCGGGCTATGCCTTTGGCGCCTATGCGCTTACCAAGTTCGACGGCATCCTCGGCCAGTTAGCGACGCTGATCCTGCGCGCCGCCGGGCAGCCGATGGCGGATACGGGCGCGCTGATCGAGGTCTTGCGCTGCGAGCTTGAGGCGCGCGGGTTGCACCAATTGACCGGCGCGCAGGGCGGCGCGACTTTGGGGGCGATTGCCTTTTTCCGCGCGCATGACACCGGCTTCCGCATCCGCCGGCTGCAAATGCTGTCGCGCAAGCTGGCGCGCGATTGGCAGGTCGATCCCGAGATTTCCGAGGACGCGCTCGACCGTGCGCGCGACCGGCTTTATGAGATTTTGGCGCTCTATTATCGCGCGGATGAAGATGTGCTGCACGCTCCGCGCTTCCGCGAATTGGCGGTAAATGCCCTGAAGGCCCCCGCTGCGGTGATCGATTACCTCAGTGCCGAGCGCCTGCTGCCAGCGACCGATCTCGCCGCCGAGGAGTTGCTGATCGACGCGCTGGAGGACATGCCGAAAAGCCTCAAGCGGCGGATGCTGCTGACCTATCTCGGCTTCCCGTTTTACGATGTTGCCACTCTGCCTCTGTCGCGGCGCGAGGGACTGGATGAGTTCAACCCGGTCAAAATCGACCGCATCTCGCCGGACGACGCACGCTCGATCCGTGACGGCGGGACGGCGGCCACCTTGCGCGGGATCGAGTTTTACAATTTCGGCGCGTTCTTCAGCCGCGATTACCGCGAGAATGACTACCTGTGGGGACGCCTGCACGGTGCGGAGCGGATGATCGATCTGGTCGCCTCGACGGTCACGGGCGGCGTTGCGCCGCAAACCATTACGGCCGCCAAGCGCTCGGTGTTCCTTGCGGTGCTGGAGGAAGAGGAGCTGTCCGGCCGCTGCCAGCGCGGGCTGATCGACCAGATCCGGCTCGAAGTGCACGAGCGAA
- the alr gene encoding alanine racemase, whose amino-acid sequence MTDNASGGERADRSVPPPPASLRLTVDRDALAANWRALDALSGSAKAGAAVKADAYGLGAATCVPVLRDAGCETFFVAHWSEVAAVIAHVPPQQVAVLHGVRNDPECAYARAVGAVPVINSLEQAERWSASGGGRCHLMVDTGINRLGIAVSEANDAAIAALDIDILMSHLASADEADSAMNPRQLAAFRGVLGAIPHRRASLANSAGIALGADYAFDLTRPGLALYGGVPRSELAAAIRPVAQVQAAILQTRTVAAGASVGYNATFTAPAPMRVGTVSMGYADGFLRTRGPGNAFSHHGRRLPILGKVSMDMVVIDLTAAPDLAAGDWVDVPWDIADAAQQTGLSAYEMLTVIGGRLRRG is encoded by the coding sequence ATGACTGACAATGCCTCGGGCGGCGAGCGTGCTGATCGCAGTGTGCCTCCGCCGCCCGCCAGCTTGCGATTGACCGTCGATAGGGATGCGCTCGCCGCCAATTGGCGGGCACTTGATGCGCTTTCGGGATCGGCAAAGGCGGGTGCTGCGGTCAAGGCGGATGCCTATGGCCTTGGCGCTGCGACCTGCGTTCCGGTGCTGCGCGATGCCGGGTGCGAGACCTTCTTCGTTGCCCATTGGAGCGAGGTTGCAGCTGTGATCGCCCATGTCCCGCCGCAGCAAGTGGCGGTATTGCACGGCGTTCGGAATGATCCAGAATGCGCCTATGCCCGCGCGGTTGGGGCGGTGCCGGTGATCAACTCACTGGAGCAGGCGGAGCGGTGGTCGGCGAGCGGGGGAGGGCGCTGTCACCTGATGGTCGACACCGGCATTAACCGGCTCGGCATTGCGGTAAGCGAGGCGAATGACGCTGCGATTGCTGCGCTCGACATCGACATACTGATGAGCCACCTCGCCAGTGCCGATGAAGCGGATAGCGCGATGAACCCGCGCCAATTGGCGGCGTTCCGAGGTGTTTTGGGCGCAATCCCCCACCGCCGCGCCAGCCTCGCCAACAGCGCGGGGATTGCTCTGGGGGCGGATTATGCCTTCGACCTCACCCGCCCTGGCCTCGCGCTTTACGGCGGTGTGCCGCGATCTGAACTCGCCGCTGCGATCCGTCCGGTGGCGCAGGTGCAGGCCGCGATCCTCCAGACCCGCACTGTCGCGGCGGGTGCAAGCGTCGGCTACAATGCAACCTTCACTGCGCCCGCGCCGATGCGGGTCGGGACGGTGTCGATGGGCTATGCCGACGGTTTTCTGCGCACGCGCGGGCCGGGCAATGCCTTTTCGCACCACGGCCGCCGCCTGCCGATTTTGGGCAAGGTGTCGATGGACATGGTGGTGATCGATTTGACCGCCGCCCCCGATCTGGCCGCCGGAGACTGGGTCGACGTGCCTTGGGACATCGCCGATGCTGCGCAGCAAACCGGGCTGTCGGCGTACGAAATGCTGACCGTGATCGGCGGACGACTCAGGCGCGGCTAA
- the phaR gene encoding polyhydroxyalkanoate synthesis repressor PhaR has protein sequence MVGRAKAASGEIGDAIIIKKYANRRLYNTASSSYITLEDLARMVRENVDFQVLDAKSGDDITHAILTQIIMDEEANGEQMLPVSFLRQLIGMYGNSMQAMMPSYLEASMANFRDNQSKIREAFEKGLSATPFAAIHETNMAMMRAAADVFLPGMGKTKDKPKPAATDELAVLREQMAAMQKKLDELGK, from the coding sequence ATGGTCGGCAGGGCAAAAGCAGCATCGGGCGAAATCGGCGATGCGATTATCATCAAGAAGTACGCCAATCGGCGGCTCTACAACACCGCCTCGTCGAGCTACATCACGCTGGAAGATCTCGCCCGGATGGTGCGTGAGAATGTCGATTTTCAGGTGCTCGATGCCAAGTCCGGTGATGACATCACCCATGCGATCCTGACCCAGATCATCATGGACGAAGAAGCCAATGGTGAGCAGATGCTGCCCGTCAGCTTCCTGCGTCAGCTGATCGGGATGTACGGTAATTCGATGCAGGCGATGATGCCGTCCTATCTCGAAGCCAGCATGGCCAATTTCCGCGACAATCAGTCGAAAATCCGTGAAGCCTTCGAAAAGGGCCTCAGCGCGACGCCGTTTGCCGCGATCCATGAAACCAACATGGCGATGATGCGCGCTGCGGCGGATGTGTTCCTGCCGGGCATGGGCAAGACCAAAGATAAGCCCAAGCCGGCCGCCACCGATGAGCTTGCGGTGCTGCGCGAGCAGATGGCTGCGATGCAAAAGAAGCTGGACGAACTGGGCAAATAG
- the radA gene encoding DNA repair protein RadA, which translates to MAKSKRRFVCQECGSVSPRWQGQCADCGQWNTLVEDVPATVFSQKHDLSSGGRAVMFEPLNAPTQLPVRKSTGLAEFDRALGGGLVPGSAVLLGGDPGIGKSTLLLQCAATIARGGNDVVYVSGEEAAGQVRLRASRMGMIDAPIRLASETSVRDILTTLGNGEPPALLVIDSIQTMHSDTIEGAPGTVSQVRGCALELIRYAKESGCAVVLVGHVTKDGTIAGPRVLEHMVDVVMSFEGERSHQYRILRALKNRFGAVDEIGVFAMASEGLEEVANPSLLFLSGRETPLAGSAVFPALEGTRPVLVEIQALIVRLQSGATPRRAVVGWDSGRLAMLLAVLESRCGLNFSSAEVYLNIAGGYRLTDPAADLAVAAALVSALADRPLPDKTAWFGEVSLAGEIRPVAHAPLRMREAAKLGFARCYGPAGGATASADADYRGLGALANVVDQVMGSA; encoded by the coding sequence ATGGCAAAATCGAAACGCCGCTTTGTGTGTCAGGAATGCGGCTCGGTCTCCCCGCGCTGGCAGGGGCAATGCGCCGATTGCGGGCAATGGAACACGCTGGTGGAGGATGTGCCTGCGACGGTTTTCTCGCAGAAGCACGACCTGTCGAGCGGTGGGCGGGCCGTGATGTTCGAGCCTTTGAATGCGCCGACGCAGCTCCCGGTGCGGAAATCGACCGGCCTAGCCGAGTTCGACCGGGCGCTCGGCGGCGGGCTCGTGCCGGGAAGCGCAGTGCTGCTCGGCGGCGATCCGGGGATCGGCAAATCGACGCTGCTGTTGCAATGCGCGGCCACGATCGCACGCGGCGGCAATGATGTCGTCTATGTCAGCGGCGAGGAGGCGGCTGGGCAGGTGCGGCTGCGCGCGAGCCGCATGGGCATGATCGACGCGCCGATTCGACTCGCGTCGGAAACCTCGGTCCGCGACATTCTGACGACGCTCGGCAATGGCGAGCCGCCCGCTTTGCTGGTGATCGATTCGATTCAGACGATGCATTCCGACACCATCGAAGGCGCTCCCGGCACCGTCAGCCAAGTGCGCGGCTGCGCGCTCGAACTTATCCGCTATGCCAAGGAAAGCGGCTGCGCGGTGGTGCTGGTTGGCCATGTCACCAAGGACGGCACCATCGCTGGACCCCGCGTGCTTGAGCACATGGTCGATGTGGTGATGAGCTTTGAAGGCGAACGCTCGCACCAATACCGCATCTTGCGCGCGCTCAAGAACCGCTTCGGCGCGGTGGATGAGATCGGCGTTTTCGCGATGGCGTCGGAAGGGCTGGAGGAAGTCGCCAATCCATCCCTACTGTTCCTGTCGGGCCGCGAGACACCGTTGGCGGGCAGCGCGGTGTTCCCGGCATTGGAGGGCACCCGCCCGGTTCTCGTGGAAATTCAAGCGCTCATCGTCCGCCTGCAATCCGGCGCGACTCCGCGACGTGCAGTTGTGGGGTGGGATTCCGGAAGGCTTGCGATGTTGCTCGCCGTGCTGGAATCGCGCTGCGGGCTGAACTTCTCGTCGGCTGAAGTCTATCTCAACATCGCCGGGGGATACCGTCTGACCGACCCTGCGGCCGACCTTGCCGTGGCTGCTGCACTGGTCTCGGCACTGGCGGATCGGCCGCTACCGGACAAGACCGCGTGGTTCGGCGAGGTCAGTCTGGCGGGTGAAATCCGCCCCGTCGCCCACGCCCCCCTGCGAATGCGCGAGGCGGCCAAACTCGGCTTTGCGCGCTGCTATGGCCCAGCAGGAGGCGCCACGGCCAGCGCTGACGCGGACTATCGTGGGCTTGGCGCACTGGCGAACGTCGTTGACCAGGTGATGGGCAGCGCATAA